Proteins encoded within one genomic window of Nordella sp. HKS 07:
- a CDS encoding aldehyde dehydrogenase, giving the protein MAAAEDYRTQLSQVSYRNQAFINGKFTAAASGKTFDCISPIDGKVLTKVAESDKEDVELAVKAARAVFEKGAWSQMAPMQRKRVMLRWVSLIEKHAQELALLETLDVGKPIAQSLAVDIASAVKCLQWYAETADKIYDELAPARPDSISMITREPIGVVGAVVPWNFPLLMASWKLGPALATGNSVILKPAEQSPLTALRIAELAAEAGLPDGVLNVLPGFGETTGQALGRHMDVDMIAFTGSTEVGKFFLRYAGESNMKHVSLETGGKSPNIVFGDVADINHAAASAAAGVFYNSGQVCTAATRIIVQEKIKDQFVELVAKHADKWRPKDPLDPKTSMGSMVDEGQMDRVLSYIDIGRKEGARVAFGGERARRNTGGFYVEPTIFDDVKNSMRIAQEEIFGPVVATITFKDDEEAVKIANDTVYGLQASLWTRDITRAHRVARALRAGTVNINATDGGDITAPFGGYKQSGIGRDKSLHALEKYQQIKHTYIQL; this is encoded by the coding sequence ATGGCGGCCGCTGAAGATTATCGCACCCAGTTATCGCAGGTCTCATACCGCAATCAGGCCTTCATCAACGGCAAGTTCACCGCTGCCGCTTCGGGTAAGACCTTCGACTGCATCTCGCCGATCGATGGCAAGGTCCTGACCAAGGTCGCCGAAAGCGACAAGGAAGATGTCGAACTCGCGGTGAAGGCCGCCCGTGCCGTCTTCGAGAAAGGCGCCTGGTCGCAGATGGCGCCGATGCAGCGCAAGCGCGTTATGCTCAGATGGGTGTCGCTCATCGAGAAGCACGCCCAGGAGCTCGCCCTCCTCGAGACGCTCGATGTCGGCAAGCCGATCGCGCAGTCGCTCGCCGTCGACATCGCCTCGGCGGTCAAATGCCTGCAGTGGTACGCCGAGACCGCCGACAAGATTTATGACGAACTGGCGCCGGCCCGACCCGATTCGATCTCGATGATCACGCGCGAGCCGATCGGCGTCGTCGGCGCCGTGGTGCCGTGGAACTTCCCGCTTCTCATGGCGTCCTGGAAACTCGGCCCGGCGCTCGCCACCGGCAATTCCGTCATCCTCAAGCCCGCCGAGCAGTCGCCGCTGACGGCGCTGCGCATCGCCGAGCTCGCGGCCGAAGCGGGCCTGCCGGACGGCGTCCTCAATGTGCTGCCGGGCTTTGGCGAGACCACCGGCCAGGCCCTCGGCCGCCATATGGATGTCGACATGATCGCCTTCACCGGCTCGACCGAGGTCGGCAAGTTCTTCCTGCGCTATGCGGGCGAGAGCAATATGAAGCACGTTTCGCTCGAGACCGGCGGCAAGTCGCCCAACATCGTTTTCGGCGACGTCGCCGACATCAATCACGCCGCCGCCAGCGCCGCCGCCGGCGTGTTCTACAACTCCGGACAGGTCTGCACCGCCGCGACCCGCATCATCGTCCAGGAGAAGATCAAGGACCAGTTCGTCGAGCTCGTCGCCAAGCATGCCGACAAATGGCGCCCCAAGGATCCGCTCGATCCCAAGACCTCGATGGGCTCGATGGTCGATGAAGGCCAGATGGATCGGGTGCTCAGCTACATCGACATCGGCCGCAAGGAAGGCGCCAGGGTCGCTTTCGGCGGCGAGCGGGCGCGGCGCAATACCGGCGGCTTCTATGTCGAGCCGACCATCTTCGACGATGTGAAGAACTCGATGCGCATCGCGCAGGAGGAGATCTTCGGGCCGGTGGTCGCCACCATCACCTTCAAGGACGATGAGGAGGCGGTGAAGATCGCCAATGACACGGTCTACGGCCTGCAGGCGAGCCTGTGGACGCGCGACATCACGCGCGCCCATCGTGTGGCGCGCGCTCTACGCGCCGGCACCGTGAACATCAACGCGACCGACGGCGGCGACATCACCGCACCCTTCGGCGGCTACAAGCAGTCGGGCATCGGGCGCGACAAGTCGCTCCATGCCTTGGAAAAGTACCAGCAGATCAAGCACACTTACATTCAGCTCTGA